The following coding sequences are from one Enterococcus sp. 4G2_DIV0659 window:
- the dnaK gene encoding molecular chaperone DnaK — translation MSKIIGIDLGTTNSAVAVLEGGEAKIIANPEGNRTTPSVVSFKNGEIQVGEVAKRQAVTNPHTIASIKRHMGEAGYKVEADGKSYTPQEISAMILQYLKGFAEEYLGEKVDKAVITVPAYFNDAQRQATKDAGKIAGLEVERIVNEPTAAALAYGLDKTDKDEKVLVFDLGGGTFDVSILELGDGVFDVLSTAGDNDLGGDDFDNKIIDYMVAEFKKENGVDLSQDKMAVQRLKDAAEKAKKDLSGVTSTQISLPFITAGDAGPLHLEMNLTRAKFDELTSDLVERTKTPVRQALKDAGLNPSEIDEVILVGGSTRIPAVVEAVRKETNKEPNKSVNPDEVVAMGAAIQGGVITGDVKDVVLLDVTPLSLGIETMGGVFTKLIDRNTTIPTSKSQVFSTAADNQPAVDIHVLQGERPMSADNKTLGRFQLTDIPAAPRGVPQIEVSFDIDKNGIVNVRAKDLGTQKEQTITIKSSSGLSDEEIERMVKDAESNAEADKARKEEVDLRNDVDALLFTVDKTLKELEGKVDADEVKKAEDARDELKAAVEANDIEQMKEKRDALNEIVQNLTVKLYEQAAQQQAQENPEAAQGGADDVVDADFEEVEGDDK, via the coding sequence ATGAGTAAAATTATTGGTATTGACTTAGGAACAACAAACTCAGCAGTTGCAGTATTAGAAGGCGGAGAAGCAAAAATCATTGCAAATCCAGAAGGTAACCGTACAACACCTTCAGTTGTGTCATTCAAAAATGGAGAAATCCAAGTTGGAGAAGTGGCAAAACGTCAAGCAGTGACAAATCCACATACAATTGCATCAATTAAACGTCATATGGGCGAAGCGGGATACAAAGTAGAAGCAGATGGAAAATCTTACACACCACAAGAAATTTCTGCAATGATCTTACAATATCTAAAAGGTTTCGCAGAAGAATATCTAGGTGAAAAAGTAGACAAAGCTGTTATCACAGTTCCAGCATACTTCAACGATGCCCAACGTCAAGCAACAAAAGACGCTGGTAAAATCGCTGGTTTAGAAGTAGAACGTATTGTTAACGAGCCAACAGCTGCAGCATTAGCTTATGGTTTAGATAAAACAGATAAAGACGAAAAAGTATTAGTATTTGACCTTGGTGGTGGTACATTTGACGTATCTATCCTTGAATTAGGTGATGGCGTATTTGACGTATTATCAACTGCTGGGGATAATGACCTTGGTGGGGATGACTTTGATAACAAAATCATCGACTACATGGTTGCTGAATTCAAAAAAGAAAACGGCGTAGATTTATCACAAGATAAAATGGCTGTTCAACGTTTGAAAGATGCGGCTGAAAAAGCGAAAAAAGATTTATCAGGTGTTACTTCAACACAAATCAGCTTACCGTTTATCACAGCAGGAGACGCTGGTCCATTGCACTTAGAAATGAACTTAACTCGCGCGAAATTTGATGAATTAACAAGTGACTTAGTAGAACGTACAAAAACACCTGTACGTCAAGCTTTGAAAGATGCTGGTTTGAACCCATCTGAAATCGATGAAGTAATCTTAGTCGGTGGATCTACTCGTATTCCAGCCGTAGTTGAAGCTGTACGTAAAGAAACAAACAAAGAGCCAAATAAATCAGTAAACCCTGATGAAGTAGTAGCGATGGGTGCTGCAATCCAAGGTGGCGTTATCACAGGTGATGTAAAAGACGTTGTATTATTAGACGTAACACCATTATCATTAGGTATCGAAACAATGGGCGGCGTGTTTACTAAATTGATCGATCGTAATACAACGATCCCAACAAGTAAATCACAAGTCTTCTCAACTGCAGCAGACAATCAACCAGCCGTAGATATCCATGTATTACAAGGTGAACGCCCAATGTCAGCAGATAACAAAACATTAGGTCGTTTCCAATTAACAGATATTCCAGCTGCTCCTCGTGGTGTGCCACAAATTGAAGTAAGCTTTGATATCGATAAAAATGGTATCGTAAACGTACGTGCAAAAGATTTAGGTACACAAAAAGAACAAACAATTACAATCAAATCTTCTTCAGGTTTATCAGATGAAGAAATTGAACGTATGGTAAAAGATGCTGAATCTAATGCTGAAGCAGATAAAGCACGTAAAGAAGAAGTTGACTTACGTAACGATGTAGATGCGTTGTTATTCACTGTTGATAAAACATTGAAAGAATTAGAAGGCAAAGTGGACGCTGATGAAGTGAAAAAAGCAGAAGACGCTCGTGATGAGTTAAAAGCTGCTGTTGAAGCGAACGATATCGAACAAATGAAAGAAAAACGTGATGCATTAAACGAAATCGTTCAAAACTTAACAGTAAAACTTTATGAACAAGCAGCGCAACAACAAGCGCAAGAAAATCCTGAAGCTGCACAAGGTGGAGCAGATGATGTTGTAGATGCTGACTTTGAAGAAGTAGAAGGCGACGATAAATAA